One Actinomyces marmotae DNA window includes the following coding sequences:
- a CDS encoding fumarylacetoacetate hydrolase family protein translates to MKIARFSTGDEPRYGIVQGLDEAEAVPTGESEGHLLVLKGDPLFSVPEATGEVVALSEARLLAPVIPRSKVVAIGKNYAAHAAEMVGGMDGAVPETPIIFLKPNTAVIGPDAPIVLPAWSEEVHYEAELAVVIKRIAKDLAPQDAHRVIMGYTVANDVSARDRQRAEPQWVRAKAFDTSCPLGPWIEIPEPGDERAFDPSRATVRARLDGETVQEGGTQDMVMGVAELVAYASTIFTLLPGDVILTGTPAGVGEIRAGQRVGVEVEGIGGFSNPVVRR, encoded by the coding sequence ATGAAGATCGCGCGATTCTCCACCGGCGATGAGCCCCGCTACGGCATCGTCCAGGGCCTGGATGAGGCCGAAGCCGTCCCCACGGGGGAGTCCGAGGGGCACCTGCTCGTCCTCAAGGGCGACCCTCTCTTCTCCGTGCCGGAGGCCACCGGGGAGGTCGTGGCGCTGAGCGAGGCCAGGCTCCTCGCACCGGTCATCCCCCGCTCCAAGGTGGTGGCCATCGGCAAGAACTACGCCGCCCATGCCGCCGAGATGGTCGGCGGGATGGATGGCGCCGTGCCGGAGACCCCGATCATCTTCCTCAAGCCCAACACGGCCGTCATCGGCCCTGACGCCCCCATCGTCCTGCCGGCCTGGAGCGAGGAGGTCCACTACGAGGCCGAGCTCGCCGTCGTCATCAAGCGCATCGCCAAGGACCTCGCCCCGCAGGACGCCCACCGGGTGATCATGGGGTACACGGTGGCCAACGATGTCTCCGCCCGGGACCGCCAGCGCGCCGAGCCGCAGTGGGTGCGCGCCAAGGCCTTCGACACCTCCTGCCCCCTGGGGCCCTGGATCGAGATCCCCGAGCCCGGTGACGAGCGCGCCTTCGACCCCTCGCGCGCCACCGTGCGCGCGCGGCTCGACGGCGAGACGGTCCAGGAGGGCGGCACCCAGGACATGGTCATGGGCGTCGCGGAACTCGTCGCCTACGCCTCAACGATCTTCACGCTCCTGCCCGGCGACGTCATCCTCACCGGGACTCCCGCCGGTGTCGGCGAGATCCGCGCCGGGCAGCGCGTGGGCGTCGAGGTCGAGGGCATCGGCGGCTTCTCCAACCCCGTCGTGCGCCGCTGA
- a CDS encoding alanine/glycine:cation symporter family protein, with the protein MNHSAPAIRAVLPTGALDDATKTLGDISDQFYAGFLAWVLIAVGLYFTIRSRAVQFRLFPEMIRTVFGSRGNAEGGISSFQAFTIGLASRVGTGNIVGVAIAITLGGPGAIFWMWVVALVGMATGFIESTLAQMFKVPAADGSFRGGPAYYITRGLGSRTWGGVFAVVITFVFGFAYEATQANTIAGAVNGVLENHGQEVEPWVIGAVLVALTAPIVFKGIKRVARVAEWMAPIMALIYALLAIVILVLHVDAIPGAFKAIFEGAFGLNATFAGISGGFYAAAINGIKRGLFSNEAGEGSVPNAAATATTSHPVNQGFIQSMGVFVDTIIVCTATALIVMLSGLYDSAANLAGPEATAAADAAKKTLTSDSVAYVLGEWSQYLMALIIFVFAYSSLLGNYTYAEINVDFLRGSRSNHTWLRLMILVATYVGAVASLDFVWNLSDIAMGAMAVINIVAITLLGKWAFGALRDWEAQNRELREGRREEIRFVGKGNPYLPGDLPGDVWAPRGAAAAVAEAPVAQG; encoded by the coding sequence TTGAACCACTCTGCCCCCGCGATCCGGGCGGTGCTGCCCACGGGCGCGCTCGATGACGCCACCAAGACCCTCGGAGACATCTCCGACCAGTTCTACGCCGGCTTCCTTGCCTGGGTGCTGATCGCCGTCGGCCTCTACTTCACCATCCGCAGCCGCGCGGTGCAGTTCAGGCTGTTCCCCGAGATGATCCGCACGGTCTTCGGATCGAGGGGTAACGCCGAGGGCGGGATCTCCTCCTTCCAGGCCTTCACCATCGGTCTGGCCAGCCGTGTGGGCACCGGCAACATCGTCGGCGTCGCCATCGCCATCACGCTGGGCGGGCCCGGTGCGATCTTCTGGATGTGGGTGGTGGCGCTGGTCGGCATGGCCACCGGCTTCATCGAGTCCACCCTCGCCCAGATGTTCAAGGTCCCCGCCGCTGACGGCTCCTTCCGCGGCGGCCCCGCCTACTACATCACCCGCGGCCTGGGCTCGCGCACCTGGGGCGGCGTCTTCGCCGTCGTCATCACCTTCGTCTTCGGCTTCGCCTACGAGGCCACCCAGGCCAACACGATCGCCGGAGCGGTAAACGGCGTCCTGGAGAATCACGGGCAGGAGGTGGAGCCCTGGGTCATCGGCGCGGTTCTCGTGGCCCTGACGGCGCCCATCGTCTTCAAGGGCATCAAGCGCGTGGCCCGCGTGGCCGAGTGGATGGCGCCGATCATGGCGCTCATCTACGCGCTGCTGGCCATCGTCATCCTCGTCCTGCACGTCGACGCCATCCCCGGCGCCTTCAAGGCGATCTTCGAGGGCGCCTTCGGCCTCAACGCCACTTTCGCCGGCATCAGCGGCGGGTTCTACGCCGCGGCCATCAACGGCATCAAGCGCGGCCTGTTCTCCAATGAGGCCGGTGAGGGCTCCGTGCCGAACGCCGCGGCGACCGCCACCACCTCTCACCCCGTCAACCAGGGCTTCATCCAGTCCATGGGCGTGTTCGTCGACACGATCATCGTGTGCACCGCCACCGCGCTCATCGTCATGCTCTCGGGCCTCTATGACTCCGCCGCCAACCTGGCCGGCCCGGAGGCGACCGCCGCCGCCGACGCCGCCAAGAAGACCCTGACCTCCGACTCCGTCGCCTATGTCCTGGGCGAGTGGAGCCAGTACCTCATGGCCCTCATCATCTTCGTGTTCGCCTACTCCTCCCTGCTGGGCAACTACACCTACGCGGAGATCAACGTCGACTTCCTGCGCGGCTCGCGCTCCAACCACACCTGGCTGCGCCTCATGATCCTCGTGGCCACCTACGTCGGGGCCGTCGCCTCCCTGGACTTCGTGTGGAACTTGTCCGACATCGCCATGGGCGCGATGGCCGTCATCAACATCGTCGCCATCACCCTGCTCGGCAAGTGGGCCTTCGGGGCCCTGCGCGACTGGGAGGCCCAGAACCGGGAGCTCCGGGAGGGCCGCCGCGAGGAGATCCGCTTCGTCGGCAAGGGCAACCCGTACCTGCCGGGCGACCTGCCCGGAGACGTCTGGGCGCCCAGAGGGGCGGCTGCCGCTGTCGCCGAAGCGCCGGTCGCCCAGGGCTGA